One Streptomyces mobaraensis NBRC 13819 = DSM 40847 DNA segment encodes these proteins:
- a CDS encoding 6-phospho-beta-glucosidase — MRLTILGGGGFRVPLVHRALLDDARRDAPGRVTELVLFDTDSMRARVIRSVLAAQAAGVPGAPSVRVADDLDDALRGTDFVFSAIRVGGTAGRVRDERIALDEGVLGQETVGAGGVLYGLRTIPVALDIAQRVAELAPDAWVINFTNPAGMVTEAMSAVLGDRVIGICDSPVGLVRRAARAAGADPERVEYDYVGLNHLGWLRRLTLDGRDLLPGLLGDGEALATFEEGKLFGAEWLRALEALPNEYLQYYYFRRETLRATSDAEHTRGEYLDRQQGDFFSRAADAPERAYELWERARLEREETYGAASRAASGGWQRDSCDLEGGGYERVALALMRAVARDERTRLILNVRNMGTVPEIDREAIIETVCEVGAKGARPLPCDPLRADQLGLMFQLKAVERAVIEAAVSRDRDAALRALALHPLVDSPAVAARILQRAGA; from the coding sequence ATGAGGCTGACGATTCTCGGCGGTGGCGGCTTCCGGGTGCCGTTGGTGCACCGGGCCCTTCTTGACGACGCGCGGCGCGACGCACCCGGCCGCGTGACCGAACTGGTGCTGTTCGACACGGATTCGATGCGGGCGCGGGTGATCAGATCCGTGCTCGCCGCGCAGGCGGCGGGGGTGCCCGGCGCCCCCTCCGTCCGGGTGGCCGACGACCTGGACGACGCCCTGCGCGGCACGGACTTCGTCTTCTCCGCGATCCGCGTGGGCGGGACGGCGGGACGGGTGCGGGACGAGCGGATCGCCCTGGACGAAGGGGTGTTGGGGCAGGAGACGGTCGGCGCGGGCGGCGTGCTGTACGGGCTGCGGACGATCCCGGTGGCCCTGGACATCGCCCAGCGGGTGGCCGAACTCGCCCCGGACGCGTGGGTCATCAACTTCACCAACCCGGCCGGCATGGTGACGGAGGCGATGTCCGCCGTCCTGGGTGACCGCGTGATCGGCATCTGCGACTCACCCGTGGGGCTGGTACGCCGCGCGGCACGGGCGGCCGGCGCCGACCCGGAGCGGGTGGAGTACGACTACGTGGGGCTCAACCACCTCGGCTGGCTGCGCCGGTTGACGCTGGACGGCCGGGACCTGCTGCCGGGCCTGCTGGGCGACGGCGAGGCGCTCGCCACGTTCGAGGAGGGGAAGCTGTTCGGCGCCGAGTGGCTGCGGGCGCTGGAGGCGCTGCCCAACGAGTACCTCCAGTACTACTACTTCCGGCGCGAGACGCTGCGGGCGACGAGCGACGCGGAGCACACGCGCGGCGAGTATCTCGACCGCCAGCAGGGCGACTTCTTCTCCCGGGCCGCGGACGCGCCGGAGCGGGCGTACGAGCTGTGGGAGCGCGCCCGGCTGGAGCGCGAGGAGACGTACGGCGCCGCGAGCCGGGCGGCGAGCGGGGGCTGGCAGCGGGACTCCTGCGACCTGGAGGGCGGCGGCTACGAGCGGGTGGCGCTGGCGCTGATGCGGGCCGTGGCCCGGGACGAGCGGACGCGGCTGATCCTCAACGTCCGCAACATGGGCACCGTCCCGGAGATCGACCGTGAGGCGATCATCGAGACGGTGTGCGAGGTGGGCGCCAAGGGCGCGCGGCCACTGCCGTGCGACCCGCTGCGCGCGGATCAGCTCGGGCTGATGTTCCAGCTCAAGGCGGTGGAGCGGGCGGTGATCGAGGCGGCGGTGAGCCGGGACCGGGACGCCGCGCTCCGGGCGCTGGCGCTGCATCCGCTGGTGGACTCGCCGGCGGTGGCGGCGCGGATCCTGCAGCGGGCGGGGGCGTGA
- a CDS encoding HAD family acid phosphatase — MFIRSSYVSPSLKSSSRRVRMAVAGAAAVAVGAGLFATGAATADRSVPRSDKEIPNLTLVQEKIKAYYGDTVDKKGEHYASPKSSYAQQVAEIEKKAKAHLEGVVRNAPRKGAKPAIVLDVDDTTLLTYNYELKQGFHFTPESQDAYLKSTDMTAVFGMPKLVNWAQSKGITVFFVTGRDEHQRAWSVRNLKNAGYKPAADRAHFFLKDKKNPPSYLKCGATCTTVEYKSGTRKHIEAQGYRVVANFGDQYSDLRGGASGREFKLPNPMYYLP; from the coding sequence ATGTTCATCAGGAGTTCATACGTGTCGCCTTCGCTGAAGTCTTCCTCCCGGCGCGTCCGCATGGCCGTCGCCGGTGCCGCCGCCGTCGCCGTCGGCGCCGGCCTGTTCGCGACCGGCGCGGCGACCGCGGACCGCTCGGTGCCCCGCTCGGACAAGGAGATCCCGAACCTCACCCTCGTCCAGGAGAAGATCAAGGCGTACTACGGCGACACCGTCGACAAGAAGGGCGAGCACTACGCCTCCCCGAAGAGCAGCTACGCCCAGCAGGTCGCCGAGATCGAGAAGAAGGCCAAGGCCCACCTCGAGGGCGTCGTGCGCAACGCCCCCCGGAAGGGCGCGAAGCCGGCCATCGTCCTCGACGTGGACGACACCACGCTGCTGACCTACAACTACGAGCTGAAGCAGGGGTTCCACTTCACGCCCGAGTCGCAGGACGCGTACCTGAAGTCGACCGACATGACCGCCGTCTTCGGCATGCCGAAGCTGGTCAACTGGGCGCAGTCGAAGGGCATCACGGTCTTCTTCGTGACCGGCCGCGACGAGCACCAGCGCGCGTGGAGCGTGCGCAACCTGAAGAACGCCGGGTACAAGCCGGCGGCCGACCGGGCGCACTTCTTCCTGAAGGACAAGAAGAACCCGCCGTCCTACCTGAAGTGCGGCGCGACCTGCACCACGGTCGAGTACAAGTCCGGCACCCGCAAGCACATCGAGGCCCAGGGCTACCGCGTCGTCGCCAACTTCGGCGACCAGTACAGCGACCTGCGGGGCGGCGCCTCGGGCCGTGAGTTCAAGCTCCCGAACCCGATGTACTACCTGCCGTAA
- a CDS encoding ribonuclease Z: protein MSVRELVVLGTASQVPTRHRNHNGYVLLWDGEGLLFDPGEGTQRQMVRAGVAAHDLNRICVTHFHGDHSLGLAGVIQRINLDQVPHPVTAHYPASGRRFFERLRYATAYRETVELAQEPVSGKGRVLAETPSYTLEARRLSHPVESYGYRVVEPDGRRMLPALLAEHGIAGPDVGRLQKDGVLGGVTLADVSEPRRGQRFAFVMDTRLCDGVYALAEGCDMLVIESTFTDEDAALAADHGHLTAGQAARVAAESGVRHLVLTHFSQRYADPEVFERQARAAGYDGELTVARDLTRVPVPQRKR from the coding sequence GTGTCCGTACGTGAACTCGTCGTCCTCGGCACCGCCAGCCAGGTGCCCACCCGGCACCGCAACCACAACGGCTACGTCCTGCTCTGGGACGGCGAGGGCCTGCTCTTCGACCCGGGGGAGGGCACCCAGCGCCAGATGGTGCGCGCCGGGGTGGCCGCCCACGACCTCAACCGGATCTGCGTCACGCACTTCCATGGCGACCACTCGCTCGGCCTCGCCGGCGTGATCCAGCGGATCAACCTGGACCAGGTGCCCCACCCGGTCACCGCGCACTACCCGGCGAGCGGCCGCCGCTTCTTCGAGCGGCTGCGCTACGCGACCGCCTACCGGGAGACCGTGGAGCTGGCCCAGGAGCCGGTGTCCGGCAAGGGCCGGGTGCTGGCCGAGACGCCGTCGTACACGCTGGAGGCGCGCCGGCTCTCCCACCCCGTGGAGTCCTACGGGTACCGGGTCGTGGAGCCGGACGGACGGCGGATGCTGCCCGCGCTGCTGGCCGAGCACGGCATCGCCGGCCCGGACGTGGGCCGGCTGCAGAAGGACGGCGTCCTCGGCGGGGTGACGCTGGCGGACGTCAGCGAGCCGCGGCGCGGCCAGCGGTTCGCGTTCGTGATGGACACCCGGCTCTGCGACGGGGTGTACGCCCTGGCGGAGGGCTGCGACATGCTCGTCATCGAGTCCACGTTCACGGACGAGGACGCGGCCCTGGCCGCCGACCACGGGCATCTGACGGCCGGTCAGGCGGCGCGGGTGGCGGCCGAGAGCGGGGTGCGGCACCTGGTGCTGACGCACTTCTCGCAGCGGTACGCGGACCCGGAGGTCTTCGAACGGCAGGCCCGGGCGGCGGGCTACGACGGGGAGCTCACCGTCGCCCGGGACCTCACACGCGTTCCCGTTCCCCAGCGGAAACGGTGA
- a CDS encoding histidine triad nucleotide-binding protein, which produces MAGEPQADCLFCKIIAKEVPATVVRETETTVAFRDINPQAPTHVLVIPKAHYPDAASLAAAEPLIAADILREAGEVAAGEEIDGSGYRVVFNTGAGAGQTVFHAHAHVLGGRGLNWPPG; this is translated from the coding sequence GTGGCGGGAGAACCGCAGGCCGACTGCCTGTTCTGCAAGATCATCGCTAAGGAGGTGCCCGCGACGGTCGTCCGGGAGACCGAGACGACCGTGGCGTTCCGGGACATCAACCCCCAGGCGCCCACGCACGTCCTGGTGATCCCCAAGGCGCACTACCCGGACGCCGCGTCGCTGGCCGCCGCCGAGCCGCTGATCGCCGCGGACATACTGCGGGAGGCGGGCGAGGTGGCCGCCGGGGAGGAGATCGACGGGTCCGGGTACCGGGTCGTCTTCAACACCGGGGCCGGGGCCGGGCAGACCGTGTTCCACGCGCACGCGCACGTGCTCGGCGGCCGCGGGCTCAACTGGCCGCCCGGCTAG
- a CDS encoding 16S rRNA (uracil(1498)-N(3))-methyltransferase has product MTAPVFLVEEGSLTGVFPGTVFPLDGPEGRHAVSVRRLRVGEDIVLTDGRGTGAHGTVAAVSGKDHLDVAVTSVRSEPLPQPRITVVQALPKGDRGELAVETMTETGVDAIVPWAASRCVTQWKGDRGLKSLGKWRATAREAGKQSRRLRFPDVTDLMTTRQVAALLTDVAFAAVLHEEGSTPLATADLPATGDIVLVVGPEGGVAPDELAAFEAAGAHPYRLGPTVLRTSTAGTAATALLLGRTGRWS; this is encoded by the coding sequence ATGACAGCGCCGGTCTTCCTGGTCGAGGAGGGCTCCCTCACGGGCGTCTTCCCCGGCACCGTCTTCCCCCTCGACGGCCCCGAGGGCCGGCACGCCGTCTCCGTCCGCCGGCTGCGCGTCGGCGAGGACATCGTCCTGACGGACGGCCGGGGAACGGGAGCGCACGGCACGGTGGCCGCCGTCAGTGGCAAGGACCACCTCGACGTCGCCGTCACCTCCGTCCGCTCCGAGCCGCTGCCCCAGCCGCGGATCACCGTCGTCCAGGCGCTCCCCAAGGGCGACCGCGGCGAACTCGCCGTCGAGACCATGACGGAGACCGGCGTCGACGCGATCGTCCCCTGGGCCGCCTCCCGCTGCGTCACCCAGTGGAAGGGCGACCGCGGCCTGAAGTCCCTCGGCAAGTGGCGCGCGACGGCGAGAGAGGCCGGCAAGCAGTCCCGCCGCCTCCGCTTCCCCGACGTCACCGACCTCATGACGACCCGCCAGGTCGCCGCCCTTCTCACCGACGTGGCCTTCGCCGCCGTCCTCCACGAGGAGGGCAGCACCCCGCTGGCCACCGCCGACCTCCCGGCGACCGGCGACATCGTCCTCGTCGTCGGCCCCGAGGGCGGCGTCGCCCCCGACGAACTGGCGGCCTTCGAAGCCGCCGGCGCCCACCCCTACCGCCTCGGCCCCACCGTCCTCCGCACCTCCACAGCGGGCACGGCGGCGACAGCACTCCTCCTGGGCCGCACGGGCCGCTGGAGCTGA
- a CDS encoding nitronate monooxygenase, protein MAYESVGESVGEPVGDTALTGLFRLPIVQAPMAGGGSCPPLAAAVSEAGGLGFLAAGYKTPAAMYEEIKQLRARTSRPFGVNLFMPQPPAADPAAVEVYAEQLAGEATWYDVPLGDWDRAADDGYEAKLAILLDDPVPVVSFTFGCPSAEDLAALAAAGTLTAVTVTSVAEARTAWEAGAAALCVQGVEAGGHQGTHHDDPRLDGTGAGAGLLALLTEVREAVPLPLLAAGGLMRGAQIAAVLAAGACAAQLGTAFLACPESGASELHKRALTDPLFTGTELTRAFSGRPARGLVNRFIREHGPYAPAAYPQVHYLTAGLRKAAAAAGDPQAVNLWAGQGHRLARDLPAARLVEVLATELDAARASLTAPSRGSDS, encoded by the coding sequence ATGGCCTATGAATCCGTTGGGGAATCCGTAGGGGAACCCGTTGGGGACACCGCGCTGACGGGCCTGTTCCGGCTCCCGATCGTGCAGGCCCCGATGGCGGGCGGCGGCTCCTGCCCACCGCTCGCCGCGGCCGTCTCCGAAGCGGGCGGCCTGGGCTTCCTCGCCGCGGGCTACAAGACGCCGGCCGCGATGTACGAGGAGATCAAGCAGCTCCGCGCCCGCACCTCCCGGCCCTTCGGCGTCAACCTGTTCATGCCGCAGCCGCCCGCCGCGGACCCCGCGGCCGTCGAGGTCTACGCCGAGCAACTCGCGGGCGAGGCCACCTGGTACGACGTGCCCCTGGGCGACTGGGACCGGGCCGCCGACGACGGGTACGAGGCCAAGCTCGCCATCCTCCTGGACGACCCCGTTCCGGTCGTCTCGTTCACCTTCGGCTGCCCGTCCGCCGAGGACCTCGCGGCGCTCGCCGCGGCCGGCACGCTGACGGCGGTGACCGTCACCTCCGTCGCCGAGGCCAGGACCGCCTGGGAGGCGGGCGCCGCCGCGCTCTGCGTCCAGGGCGTCGAGGCCGGCGGCCACCAGGGCACCCACCACGACGACCCCCGGCTGGACGGCACCGGGGCCGGTGCCGGGCTGCTCGCCCTGCTCACCGAGGTCCGGGAGGCGGTCCCGCTGCCGCTGCTGGCCGCCGGCGGGCTGATGCGCGGCGCCCAGATAGCGGCCGTGCTGGCCGCGGGCGCCTGTGCGGCCCAGCTCGGCACGGCGTTCCTCGCCTGCCCCGAGTCCGGCGCGAGCGAGCTGCACAAACGGGCGCTGACCGACCCGCTGTTCACCGGCACCGAGCTGACCCGCGCCTTCTCCGGGCGCCCGGCCCGTGGGCTGGTGAACCGGTTCATCCGGGAGCACGGCCCGTACGCCCCCGCCGCCTACCCCCAGGTCCACTACCTGACGGCCGGTCTCCGCAAGGCCGCCGCCGCGGCCGGCGACCCGCAGGCCGTCAACCTGTGGGCGGGCCAGGGCCACCGCCTGGCCCGCGACCTCCCGGCGGCCCGCCTCGTCGAGGTCCTGGCCACCGAACTCGACGCGGCCCGCGCGTCCTTGACAGCACCATCGCGAGGGAGCGACTCATGA
- the dnaJ gene encoding molecular chaperone DnaJ, whose amino-acid sequence MATDYYAVLGVRRDASQDEIKKAFRRLARELHPDVNPDPKTQERFKEINAAYEVLSDPQKKQVYDLGGDPLSSSGGGGGAGGFGAGFGNFSDIMDAFFGQASQRGPRSRTRRGQDAMIRLEVDLDEATFGTTKEIQVDTAVVCTTCSGEGAAPGTSAQTCDMCRGRGEVSQVTRSFLGQVMTSRPCPQCQGFGTVVPTPCPECAGDGRVRSRRTLTVKIPAGVDNGTRIQLAGEGEVGPGGGPAGDLYVEIHEKPHPVFQRRGDDLHCTVTIPMTAAALGTKVPLETLDGLEEIDIRPGTQSGQAIPLHQRGVTHLRGGGRGDLVVHVEVTTPGKLDAQQEELLRQLAKIRGEERPMGEFKPGQQGLFSRLKDAFNGR is encoded by the coding sequence GTGGCCACGGACTACTACGCGGTCCTGGGCGTACGGCGCGATGCCTCGCAGGACGAGATCAAGAAGGCATTCCGCCGCCTCGCCCGCGAGCTGCACCCGGACGTCAATCCGGACCCCAAGACGCAGGAGCGGTTCAAGGAGATCAACGCCGCTTACGAGGTGCTCTCGGACCCGCAGAAGAAGCAGGTCTACGACCTCGGCGGCGACCCGCTCTCGTCGTCGGGCGGCGGCGGTGGTGCCGGCGGCTTCGGAGCCGGGTTCGGCAACTTCTCCGACATCATGGACGCCTTCTTCGGCCAGGCGTCGCAGCGCGGCCCGCGCTCGCGCACCCGCCGGGGCCAGGACGCGATGATCCGGCTGGAAGTCGACCTGGACGAGGCGACGTTCGGCACGACCAAGGAGATCCAGGTCGACACGGCCGTCGTCTGCACCACGTGCAGCGGCGAGGGCGCCGCCCCCGGTACGTCCGCGCAGACCTGTGACATGTGCCGCGGCCGCGGTGAGGTCTCGCAGGTCACCCGCTCGTTCCTGGGCCAGGTCATGACCTCCCGCCCGTGTCCGCAGTGCCAGGGCTTCGGCACGGTCGTGCCGACCCCGTGCCCGGAGTGCGCCGGCGACGGCCGCGTCCGGTCCCGCCGGACGCTCACGGTCAAGATCCCCGCAGGTGTCGACAACGGCACCCGCATCCAGCTCGCGGGCGAGGGCGAGGTCGGCCCCGGCGGCGGCCCGGCCGGCGACCTCTACGTCGAGATCCACGAGAAGCCGCACCCGGTCTTCCAGCGGCGCGGCGACGACCTGCACTGCACGGTCACCATCCCGATGACGGCGGCCGCGCTGGGCACCAAGGTGCCCCTGGAGACGCTGGACGGCCTGGAGGAGATCGACATCCGGCCCGGCACCCAGTCCGGCCAGGCGATCCCGCTGCACCAGCGCGGTGTCACGCACCTGCGCGGCGGCGGGCGCGGCGATCTCGTCGTGCATGTCGAGGTGACGACGCCCGGCAAGCTCGACGCGCAGCAGGAGGAGCTGCTCCGGCAGCTCGCCAAGATCCGTGGCGAGGAGCGGCCGATGGGCGAGTTCAAGCCGGGGCAGCAGGGGCTGTTCTCGCGGCTGAAGGACGCGTTCAACGGGCGCTAG
- the hrcA gene encoding heat-inducible transcriptional repressor HrcA, with the protein MLSERRLKVLRAIVQDYVGTEEPVGSKALTERHHLGVSPATVRNDMAVLEEEGFIAQPHTSAGRIPTDKGYRLFVDRLAGVKPLSSAERRAIQNFLDGAVDLDDVVARTVRLLAQLTRQVAVVQYPSLTRSTVRHVELLPLAPARVMLVLITDTGRVEQRMVDCPAPVGETALADLRARLNSRVVGRRFTDVPRLVQDLPESFEQDDRGTVSTVLAVLLETLVEETEERLMIGGTANLTRFGHDFPLTIRPVLEALEEQVVLLKLLGEATDSGMTVRIGHENAHEGLNSTSVVAVGYGSGDEAVAKLGVVGPTRMDYPGTMGAVRAVARYVGQILAES; encoded by the coding sequence ATGCTGAGCGAACGCAGGCTCAAGGTCCTGCGTGCCATCGTCCAGGACTACGTGGGCACCGAGGAGCCCGTCGGCTCCAAGGCCCTCACCGAGCGTCATCACCTCGGCGTGTCCCCTGCGACGGTGCGCAACGACATGGCGGTGCTGGAGGAGGAGGGCTTCATCGCCCAGCCCCACACCAGCGCCGGCCGGATCCCGACCGACAAGGGGTACCGCCTCTTCGTCGACCGGCTGGCGGGTGTCAAGCCGCTGTCCTCCGCGGAGCGCCGAGCGATCCAGAACTTCCTGGACGGCGCGGTCGACCTGGACGACGTGGTGGCCCGCACGGTGCGGCTGCTGGCGCAGCTCACCCGGCAGGTGGCGGTCGTGCAGTACCCGTCGCTGACCCGGTCGACCGTCCGGCACGTGGAGCTGCTGCCGCTCGCCCCCGCGCGGGTGATGCTGGTGCTGATCACGGACACCGGGCGGGTCGAGCAGCGGATGGTCGACTGCCCGGCGCCGGTCGGCGAGACGGCGCTGGCGGATCTGCGGGCGCGGCTCAACAGCCGCGTCGTGGGCCGGCGGTTCACGGATGTGCCGCGGCTGGTGCAGGATCTCCCCGAATCCTTCGAGCAGGACGATCGCGGAACCGTTTCGACGGTCCTGGCCGTTCTCCTGGAGACCCTGGTCGAGGAGACCGAGGAACGGCTGATGATCGGCGGCACCGCCAATCTCACCCGTTTCGGTCATGACTTCCCGCTGACGATCCGGCCCGTGCTGGAGGCGTTGGAGGAGCAGGTCGTCCTCCTCAAGCTGCTCGGCGAGGCCACGGACTCGGGCATGACCGTCCGCATCGGTCATGAGAACGCACACGAGGGCCTGAACTCCACATCCGTCGTCGCCGTCGGCTACGGTTCGGGCGACGAAGCCGTCGCCAAACTCGGCGTGGTCGGACCGACCCGCATGGATTACCCCGGAACGATGGGAGCGGTACGCGCAGTGGCACGTTACGTCGGACAGATCCTGGCGGAGTCGTAA